Proteins from one Juglans microcarpa x Juglans regia isolate MS1-56 chromosome 1S, Jm3101_v1.0, whole genome shotgun sequence genomic window:
- the LOC121247697 gene encoding pentatricopeptide repeat-containing protein At1g51965, mitochondrial, which translates to MKPDLLACATAFNHTRRHYATKYTAKITSTSPTGRSLSAEVTPLSSPYPTDIRGYALPRRHVICKATQILLQSRPSTSHNPGRNPFLDLSNYLHSLPLPLTPSEASEILKSLNDPSLALRFFQLCPSISPNFQHDSFTYTRLLLILSKSSSPDRFDLVRSVLSQMDLSNTRGTISTVNILIGFFGNSEDLDLCTSLIKKWNLTMNAYTYKCLLQAYLRSLDSDKAFDVYNDMRRRGYKLDIFAYNMLLDALAKDEKVDRACKVFEEMKRKHCEPDEFTFTIMIRMNGKIGKADEALSLFQEMLAKGFAPNLIAYNTMIQAFAKARMVDKAIHLFSKMVENECRPNEFTYSVILNLLAAEGQLGRLDVVVEISKKYMNKLIYAYLVRTLSKLGHAGEAHRLFCKMWNFHDRGDRDAYMSMLESLCSSGKTTEAMDLLGKIHEKGINTDTIMYNTVFSTLGKSKQVSHIHDLFEKMKQDGPSPDIFTYNILISSFGRAGKVDEAVRIFEELENSNCTPDIVSYNSLINCLGKNGDLDEAHMRFKEMEEKGLNPDVVTYSTLIECFGKTEKVEMACRLFDEMIAQGCCPNIVTYNILLDCLERCGRTAEAVDLYAKLKQQGLTPDSITYAVLERLQSGSHRKFRLRRQSPITGWVVSPLR; encoded by the exons ATGAAACCCGACCTCCTAGCTTGCGCCACTGCGTTTAATCACACCCGCCGCCACTACGCCACGAAATACACGGCAAAGATTACCTCCACCTCACCCACCGGACGCTCTCTCTCCGCTGAGGTCacccctctctcttctccataCCCCACCGATATCCGCGGCTACGCACTCCCCCGCCGCCACGTCATCTGCAAGGCAACTCAGATCCTCCTCCAATCCCGTCCCTCCACGTCGCATAATCCCGGCCGAAATCCCTTCCTCGACCTCTCCAACTATCTACACTCCCTCCCTCTTCCCCTCACCCCCTCCGAGGCCTCCGAAATCCTCAAATCCCTAAACGACCCCTCCCTCGCTCTCCGGTTCTTCCAACTCTGCCCCTCCATTTCGCCTAATTTCCAACACGACTCCTTCACCTACACCCGCCTCCTCCTCATCCTCTCCAAGTCGTCCTCCCCGGACCGCTTCGACCTCGTCCGCTCCGTCCTCTCCCAGATGGACCTGTCCAACACGCGTGGCACCATCTCCACCGTCAACATCCTCATCGGCTTCTTCGGAAACTCCGAGGACTTGGACCTCTGCACATCCTTGATCAAGAAATGGAACCTCACCATGAACGCCTACACCTACAAATGCTTGCTCCAGGCGTATCTGCGCTCCCTCGATTCTGACAAGGCTTTCGACGTCTACAACGATATGCGTCGCCGAGGCTACAAATTGGACATTTTTGCGTACAACATGTTGTTGGATGCTCTAGCCAAAGATGAAAAG GTTGACCGGGCGTGCAAggtgtttgaagaaatgaaacgGAAACACTGTGAGCCGGATGAGTTTACATTCACAATCATGATCAGAATGAATGGAAAGATTGGTAAAGCAGATGAAGCATTGTCTCTCTTTCAGGAAATGCTAGCAAAGGGCTTCGCCCCAAATTTAATTGCTTATAATACCATGATCCAGGCATTTGCTAAGGCTCGGATGGTTGACAAGGCCATTCATCTCTTCTCTAAAATGGTAGAGAATGAGTGTCGGCCTAACGAATTTACGTACAGTGTCATCTTGAACCTTCTGGCTGCAGAAGGGCAGCTTGGTAGACTGGATGTGGTTGTGGAAATATCAAAGAAATACATGAATAAGTTGATATATGCTTATCTTGTAAGGACACTGAGCAAGCTGGGCCACGCGGGTGAAGCTCACCGACTATTTTGCAAGATGTGGAATTTCCATGATAGGGGGGATAGGGATGCTTACATGTCCATGTTAGAGAGTTTATGTAGTTCAGGTAAGACAACTGAGGCTATGGACCTGCTGGGCAAGATTCATGAAAAGGGAATCAACACCGATACGATAATGTATAATACCGTTTTCTCAACTCTTGGCAAGTCGAAGCAAGTTTCGCATATTCATGATCTTTTCGAGAAGATGAAACAAGATGGTCCTTCACCAGACATATTTACTTATAATATTCTGATCTCCAGCTTTGGTAGGGCTGGGAAGGTCGATGAGGCAGTTAGAATTTTTGAAGAACTTGAGAATAGCAATTGTACACCTGACATTGTCTCGTATAATTCCTTAATCAATTGCCTTGGGaagaatggtgatcttgatgaAGCTCACATGAGGTTTAAGGAAATGGAAGAGAAAGGATTGAATCCCGATGTTGTCACATACAGCACACTCATAGAGTGTTTTGGCAAGACGGAAAAGGTTGAGATGGCCTGCAGGTTGTTTGATGAGATGATTGCCCAGGGATGCTGTCCTAACATTGTAACGTACAATATTTTACTCGACTGCCTTGAGAGGTGCGGGAGAACTGCAGAAGCAGTGGATCTGTATGCAAAACTTAAGCAGCAGGGGTTGACACCAGATTCGATTACATATGCAGTGTTGGAGCGGTTGCAAAGTGGTTCACACAGAAAATTCAGACTTCGCAGGCAAAGTCCGATTACTGGTTGGGTTGTTAGCCCTTTGAGGTGA
- the LOC121247701 gene encoding profilin-5-like: MSWQTYVDEHLMCEIDGQHLTAAAIVGHDGSVWAQSSKFAQFKPEEIAAIMKDFDEPGSLAPTGLHLGGIKYMVIQGEPGAVIRGKKGAGGITVKKTSQALIFGVYDEPLTPGQCNMIVERLGDYLVDQGL; the protein is encoded by the exons ATGTCTTGGCAAACGTACGTTGATGAGCACCTGATGTGCGAGATCGACGGCCAGCATCTCACCGCCGCGGCCATCGTCGGCCACGATGGCAGTGTTTGGGCACAGAGCTCCAAATTCGCTCAG TTCAAGCCTGAAGAAATTGCAGCGATCATGAAAGATTTTGATGAGCCCGGCTCTCTTGCCCCAACTGGGTTACACCTCGGAGGCATAAAGTACATGGTCATCCAGGGAGAGCCCGGAGCTGTTATTCGTGGAAAAAAG GGTGCTGGTGGCATCACGGTGAAGAAAACCAGCCAAGCTTTGATTTTTGGTGTATATGACGAACCTCTGACTCCTGGACAGTGTAACATGATTGTTGAGAGGTTGGGGGATTATCTGGTGGATCAGGGCCTTTAG
- the LOC121247704 gene encoding uncharacterized protein LOC121247704 produces MERHDNGDENNNKNNGGLSASSLADSRASSEGSTSSSSDMEDDASSPNSFSFSSAHSSGPLFELSELMAQLPIKRGLSKYFEGKSQSFTSLSRVMSLEDLAKKETPYRRKMKPCKSYGGGLDNHKPYATLPKATISKKASRSRFSVSYKKKRNRSFLAISRPLQSLCRRTFDL; encoded by the exons ATGGAACGTCATGATAATGgtgatgaaaataataataaaaataatggcGGATTATCTGCATCCTCCCTTGCCGACTCGAGAGCTTCGAGTGAAggatcaacatcatcatcctcagaCATGGAGGACGATGCATCTTCAccaaattcattttctttttcatccgCACATTCCAGTGGACCATTGTTTGAATTGTCGGAGCTCATGGCCCAACTACCCATCAA GAGAGGACTTTCCAAGTACTTTGAAGGCAAGTCTCAGTCTTTTACTTCTCTTTCAAGGGTGATGAGCTTAGAAGACCTAGCAAAGAAGGAAACTCCttatagaagaaaaatgaagccaTGCAAGAGCTATGGGGGAGGCTTGGATAACCACAAACCATACGCTACCCTTCCCAAGGCAACCATTTCTAAGAAGGCATCTAGATCCAGGTTCTCTGTCTCttacaagaagaagaggaatCGAAGTTTCTTGGCTATCAGTAGGCCCCTCCAATCCCTGTGCAGAAGAACTTTTGATCTGTAA
- the LOC121247702 gene encoding uncharacterized protein LOC121247702 isoform X1, with amino-acid sequence MVKEMDAHDKALSSSMPTKASRFPRVSASDENDQPHQEMGSNIQNSEKFSPKHNMSQTISAAAKVAVPRKKIFAERNEAPEPFFSNTHVPKTPVFESKLNFVNPGTDISDVSSPEGFATDDNEPNIHVANGSLRPYDPLTNFLSPRPKFLRYMPHRRREIFLRREKEIREGIDGLYINTTGSFEFEKGSDEEDDSIRGSLASSDEGSVQKEDEEIEDSDEDVEDSDEEIEEVEEEKGRGLKRVLESLFCFVLLVLSTLYVSSVSIAPSTSLQSLEDLKGGYYNIQNHTSEAFLAMRLESGTNIWDQVQEIQMGLDRGRRRANEERIEEEKMVEDLKTGRVKISEVLNDVVYGNGGESEALEVVEDEKKGAVDELRELTEPQSVDVDEGCEHETVKIGGFSGRNSELQNGETIQNLEAFQDCQAPYTFDVKDHQIIESDITNILIEENDILTEPAEEVHNEPEEDEEVNLDGMGKDKDLEILNLGAEGNLEEALLKHFGTELLLLRAVIGISVFSMILASLVLGFHFKHKKTSGKNSSLIAKRCSESLRVEQEKTVGKYSSLIRKPSSESLRIGQIKTIKKGLVKPFVESVAAEKHCSVLPNGEGVHTECADSFVIHSSFHPMEESSKDDYESRAPTIELLGEFVVGEISSSLRSCDTKNRRIGSEEGNYSVSTEKKSGSKVHSVSLQSQPTFPEFSSMDSHSCARYTTEKKVVKREEGGKDGEAKVITTTPVRRSSRIRNRSLTSP; translated from the exons ATGGTCAAAGAAATGGATGCTCATGATAAGGCTCTATCATCGTCGATGCCTACTAAAGCCTCTAGATTTCCGAGAGTCTCAGCTTCTG atGAGAACGATCAACCCCATCAAGAAATGGGTTCTAACATTCAGAACAGTGAGAAATTTTCCCCAAAGCATAACATGTCTCAAACCATCTCTGCCGCTGCCAAGGTCGCTGTCCCAAGAAAGAAAATCTTTGCCGAAAGGAACGAGGCCCCAGAACCGTTTTTCTCCAATACCCATGTCCCAAAGACTCCGGTTTTTGaatcaaaacttaattttgtgAATCCCGGAACCGATATTTCTGATGTATCATCACCAGAGGGTTTTGCAACCGACGACAATGAACCGAATATTCATGTTGCTAATGGTTCTTTGAGGCCCTATGACCCATTAACGAATTTTCTTTCTCCAAGGCCTAAGTTTCTCCGGTACATGCCGCATAGGCGCCGTGAGATTTTTCTTCGCCGAGAAAAAGAAATCAGAGAAGGAATAGACGGGCTGTATATTAATACAACTGGTTCTTTTGAATTCGAGAAAGGTAGTGATGAAGAGGATGATTCGATTCGGGGCTCTTTGGCTTCATCAGACGAAGGTTCCGTAcagaaagaagatgaagaaattgaGGACAGTGATGAGGACGTTGAGGACAGTGACGAGGAAATTGAGGAGGTAGAGGAGGAGAAAGGTCGGGGTTTGAAAAGGGTGTTGGAATCTCTGTTTTGCTTTGTTCTTCTCGTTCTTTCTACCTTATATGTATCTTCAGTTTCTATAGCTCCTTCAACAAGTTTGCAATCTTTGGAGGATCTTAAAGGTGGGTACTATAACATTCAGAACCATACGTCGGAAGCTTTCTTGGCTATGAGACTTGAGAGTGGAACTAACATTTGGGATCAAGTACAAGAAATACAAATGGGTTTGGATCGAGGACGCCGCAGAGCTAATGAGGAGAGGattgaggaagaaaaaatggTGGAAGATTTGAAAACAGGAAGAGTAAAAATTTCTGAGGTGCTAAATGATGTGGTATATGGAAATGGTGGAGAAAGTGAAGCTTTAGAGGTGGTTGAGGATGAAAAGAAGGGAGCAGTTGATGAGTTGCGTGAATTGACGGAGCCACAATCTGTAGATGTTGACGAAGGTTGTGAACATGAAACAGTGAAGATAGGGGGTTTTTCTGGCCGGAATTCTGAGTTGCAAAATGGTGAAACAATACAAAATCTTGAAGCTTTTCAGGATTGTCAGGCACCATACACGTTTGATGTGAAGGATCACCAAATTATAGAATCTGATATTACTAATATTCTTatagaagaaaatgatattttgacgGAGCCAGCCGAAGAAGTTCACAATGAGccggaagaagatgaagaagtaaATTTGGACGGAATGGGCAAGGATAAAGACCTCGAAATTCTCAATCTTGGAGCAGAAGGAAATTTGGAGGAGGCCCTGCTGAAGCACTTTGGAACCGAATTGTTGTTACTGAGAGCTGTTATTGGGATCTCAGTATTTTCTATGATTTTGGCCTCCTTGGTCTTGGGTTTTCACTTTAAGCATAAGAAAACTTCAGGAAAGAATTCTTCCCTAATTGCAAAGCGTTGCTCTGAATCTCTGAGAGTAGAGCAGGAGAAAactgttggaaaatattcatctCTGATCCGAAAGCCTTCTTCTGAATCTTTGAGAATAGGCCAGATCAAAACTATCAAAAAGGGTCTTGTAAAGCCTTTTGTCGAATCTGTAGCAGCAGAGAAGCATTGCTCAGTGCTTCCCAATGGGGAAGGGGTGCACACGGAATGTGCTGACTCTTTTGTGATTCATTCATCTTTTCATCCAATGGAGGAATCTTCCAAGGATGATTATGAAAGCCGAGCACCAACAATTGAGCTGCTTGGTGAGTTTGTGGTTGGAGAGATAAGCAGCTCTCTGAGGAGCTGTGATACGAAAAATAGGAGGATAGGCAGTGAAGAGGGCAATTATTCCGTTTCCACAGAGAAGAAGTCAGGAAGCAAGGTCCATTCAGTTTCTCTACAGTCCCAGCCAACTTTCCCAGAGTTCTCTTCCATGGATTCTCATTCATGTGCAAGATATACTACCGAGAAGAAAGTTGTGAAAAGAGAGGAG GGGGGCAAAGATGGAGAAGCTAAGGTAATTACAACTACTCCAGTGAGGCGATCAAGCAGAATCCGAAATCGGTCACTCACATCTCCATGA
- the LOC121247702 gene encoding uncharacterized protein LOC121247702 isoform X2, whose translation MVKEMDAHDKALSSSMPTKASRFPRVSASDENDQPHQEMGSNIQNSEKFSPKHNMSQTISAAAKVAVPRKKIFAERNEAPEPFFSNTHVPKTPVFESKLNFVNPGTDISDVSSPEGFATDDNEPNIHVANGSLRPYDPLTNFLSPRPKFLRYMPHRRREIFLRREKEIREGIDGLYINTTGSFEFEKGSDEEDDSIRGSLASSDEGSVQKEDEEIEDSDEDVEDSDEEIEEVEEEKGRGLKRVLESLFCFVLLVLSTLYVSSVSIAPSTSLQSLEDLKGGYYNIQNHTSEAFLAMRLESGTNIWDQVQEIQMGLDRGRRRANEERIEEEKMVEDLKTGRVKISEVLNDVVYGNGGESEALEVVEDEKKGAVDELRELTEPQSVDVDEGCEHETVKIGGFSGRNSELQNGETIQNLEAFQDCQAPYTFDVKDHQIIESDITNILIEENDILTEPAEEVHNEPEEDEEVNLDGMGKDKDLEILNLGAEGNLEEALLKHFGTELLLLRAVIGISVFSMILASLVLGFHFKHKKTSGKNSSLIAKRCSESLRVEQEKTVGKYSSLIRKPSSESLRIGQIKTIKKGLVKPFVESVAAEKHCSVLPNGEGVHTECADSFVIHSSFHPMEESSKDDYESRAPTIELLGEFVVGEISSSLRSCDTKNRRIGSEEGNYSVSLQSQPTFPEFSSMDSHSCARYTTEKKVVKREEGGKDGEAKVITTTPVRRSSRIRNRSLTSP comes from the exons ATGGTCAAAGAAATGGATGCTCATGATAAGGCTCTATCATCGTCGATGCCTACTAAAGCCTCTAGATTTCCGAGAGTCTCAGCTTCTG atGAGAACGATCAACCCCATCAAGAAATGGGTTCTAACATTCAGAACAGTGAGAAATTTTCCCCAAAGCATAACATGTCTCAAACCATCTCTGCCGCTGCCAAGGTCGCTGTCCCAAGAAAGAAAATCTTTGCCGAAAGGAACGAGGCCCCAGAACCGTTTTTCTCCAATACCCATGTCCCAAAGACTCCGGTTTTTGaatcaaaacttaattttgtgAATCCCGGAACCGATATTTCTGATGTATCATCACCAGAGGGTTTTGCAACCGACGACAATGAACCGAATATTCATGTTGCTAATGGTTCTTTGAGGCCCTATGACCCATTAACGAATTTTCTTTCTCCAAGGCCTAAGTTTCTCCGGTACATGCCGCATAGGCGCCGTGAGATTTTTCTTCGCCGAGAAAAAGAAATCAGAGAAGGAATAGACGGGCTGTATATTAATACAACTGGTTCTTTTGAATTCGAGAAAGGTAGTGATGAAGAGGATGATTCGATTCGGGGCTCTTTGGCTTCATCAGACGAAGGTTCCGTAcagaaagaagatgaagaaattgaGGACAGTGATGAGGACGTTGAGGACAGTGACGAGGAAATTGAGGAGGTAGAGGAGGAGAAAGGTCGGGGTTTGAAAAGGGTGTTGGAATCTCTGTTTTGCTTTGTTCTTCTCGTTCTTTCTACCTTATATGTATCTTCAGTTTCTATAGCTCCTTCAACAAGTTTGCAATCTTTGGAGGATCTTAAAGGTGGGTACTATAACATTCAGAACCATACGTCGGAAGCTTTCTTGGCTATGAGACTTGAGAGTGGAACTAACATTTGGGATCAAGTACAAGAAATACAAATGGGTTTGGATCGAGGACGCCGCAGAGCTAATGAGGAGAGGattgaggaagaaaaaatggTGGAAGATTTGAAAACAGGAAGAGTAAAAATTTCTGAGGTGCTAAATGATGTGGTATATGGAAATGGTGGAGAAAGTGAAGCTTTAGAGGTGGTTGAGGATGAAAAGAAGGGAGCAGTTGATGAGTTGCGTGAATTGACGGAGCCACAATCTGTAGATGTTGACGAAGGTTGTGAACATGAAACAGTGAAGATAGGGGGTTTTTCTGGCCGGAATTCTGAGTTGCAAAATGGTGAAACAATACAAAATCTTGAAGCTTTTCAGGATTGTCAGGCACCATACACGTTTGATGTGAAGGATCACCAAATTATAGAATCTGATATTACTAATATTCTTatagaagaaaatgatattttgacgGAGCCAGCCGAAGAAGTTCACAATGAGccggaagaagatgaagaagtaaATTTGGACGGAATGGGCAAGGATAAAGACCTCGAAATTCTCAATCTTGGAGCAGAAGGAAATTTGGAGGAGGCCCTGCTGAAGCACTTTGGAACCGAATTGTTGTTACTGAGAGCTGTTATTGGGATCTCAGTATTTTCTATGATTTTGGCCTCCTTGGTCTTGGGTTTTCACTTTAAGCATAAGAAAACTTCAGGAAAGAATTCTTCCCTAATTGCAAAGCGTTGCTCTGAATCTCTGAGAGTAGAGCAGGAGAAAactgttggaaaatattcatctCTGATCCGAAAGCCTTCTTCTGAATCTTTGAGAATAGGCCAGATCAAAACTATCAAAAAGGGTCTTGTAAAGCCTTTTGTCGAATCTGTAGCAGCAGAGAAGCATTGCTCAGTGCTTCCCAATGGGGAAGGGGTGCACACGGAATGTGCTGACTCTTTTGTGATTCATTCATCTTTTCATCCAATGGAGGAATCTTCCAAGGATGATTATGAAAGCCGAGCACCAACAATTGAGCTGCTTGGTGAGTTTGTGGTTGGAGAGATAAGCAGCTCTCTGAGGAGCTGTGATACGAAAAATAGGAGGATAGGCAGTGAAGAGGGCAATT ATTCAGTTTCTCTACAGTCCCAGCCAACTTTCCCAGAGTTCTCTTCCATGGATTCTCATTCATGTGCAAGATATACTACCGAGAAGAAAGTTGTGAAAAGAGAGGAG GGGGGCAAAGATGGAGAAGCTAAGGTAATTACAACTACTCCAGTGAGGCGATCAAGCAGAATCCGAAATCGGTCACTCACATCTCCATGA
- the LOC121247703 gene encoding protein IQ-DOMAIN 14-like, with protein MGKITRWLKGLLGMKENNVENSGPLAGDSREKKKWSFGKSRDSSAVAQSPSSTSSKMPVTDATCFRYYITESEKEQNKHAIALAAATAFAADAAVAAAQAAAAVVRLTSQGRGTLFAGGRERWAAVKIQTVFRGCLARKALRALKGLVKLQAVVRGYLVRKRATATLHSMQALIRAQAVVRSQRARRFLNKDNRFHPEIRHRKSIERFDEARSDYCSKMLSASYEASVLNTFDETPKIVEIDTYKPRSRSRRVHTVLSECGEDLPYQTISSPLPCPIPARNFQDFEWYFSGEECRCSTAQSTPRCGNSIWSNAPETPAKSVCGDSFFRPYANFPNYMSSTQSFKAKLRSQSAPKQRPEPLPKKRFSLNQIMAARHSTSSVRMKLSPSQVEEEDFYDELGRAKKVL; from the exons ATGGGGAAGATTACAAGATGGTTGAAGGGTTTGCTGGGGATGAAGGAGAATAATGTGGAGAATTCAGGTCCATTGGCCGGAGACagcagagagaagaaaaagtggagcTTTGGCAAGTCTCGAGATTCTAGCGCAGTTGCTCAGTCTCCATCGAGCACTTCGAGTAAAATGCCAGTCACCGATGCTACTTGTTTCAGATACTACATCACTGAGTCAGAGAAGGAGCAGAACAAGCACGCAATAGCGCTGGCTGCCGCTACAGCATTCGCGGCTGATGCTGCTGTGGCTGCTGCCCAGGCGGCTGCGGCAGTTGTCAGGCTGACAAGCCAGGGCAGGGGAACTTTGTTTgcaggagggagggagaggtgGGCTGCTGTGAAGATTCAAACTGTTTTTAGGGGTTGTTTG GCCCGAAAAGCACTACGAGCACTAAAGGGACTGGTTAAGTTACAGGCTGTTGTTAGAGGCTATCTTGTTCGAAAACGGGCTACTGCAACCCTGCATAGCATGCAAGCTCTCATAAGAGCTCAAGCAGTAGTTCGATCTCAGCGTGCCCGTCGTTTTCTCAATAAAGATAACAGATTTCATCCTGAAATTCGACACCGAAAATCTATT GAAAGGTTTGATGAAGCAAGAAGTGACTATTGCAGCAAAATGTTATCAGCATCTTATGAAGCTTCAGTGCTAAATACATTCGATGAAACCCCAAAAATCGTGGAAATTGACACATACAAACCCAGATCAAGATCTCGGAGAGTCCACACGGTGTTGTCCGAGTGTGGCGAAGATCTGCCTTATCAGACAATCTCATCACCTCTTCCATGTCCAATTCCTGCTCGTAACTTTCAAGATTTTGAATGGTACTTCAGTGGGGAAGAATGCAGGTGCTCTACTGCCCAGAGCACTCCTCGGTGTGGTAATTCCATCTGGTCTAATGCCCCGGAAACACCGGCCAAGAGCGTCTGTGGAGACAGCTTCTTCAGACCTTACGCAAACTTCCCTAACTACATGTCCAGTACGCAGTCATTCAAGGCCAAATTGAGGTCTCAAAGTGCACCAAAGCAAAGACCTGAGCCCCTGCCAAAGAAGAGGTTTTCACTGAATCAAATCATGGCAGCAAGACATAGCACTAGCAGTGTTAGAATGAAGTTGTCTCCTTCCCAGGTTGAGGAGGAAGATTTTTATGATGAATTGGGTAGAGCGAAAAAAGTCCTGTAA
- the LOC121247705 gene encoding auxin-responsive protein IAA26-like, with protein sequence MEGSAGNHEVCPQFLDFIPKEREWLVNRDGQRRHGPSEEKELELRLGPPGDQDWSMRDSARKDPGDKSESLLSLGYFSSMTQNISNGSQTQMFSASENPVRAVISSPWSSSAYGYRGKTQHNQQQTKVPSFLQLTSPLQVLPVMAQEASQRCCTEAVDIQSAEKRAFSPSSATTAVPNSSQKRTAPGPVVGWPPIRSFRKNLASSSSSKPAPVSQNGVADKVASRTPVETCRKGLFVKINMHGLPIGRKVDLKAYDSYEKLSSAVDELFRGLIAAQKDSCPAGIQNKQEEEKALTGLLDASGEYTLVYEDNEGDMMLVGDVPWHMFISTVKRLRVLKSSELSALSLGGSKQEKVRN encoded by the exons ATGGAGGGATCTGCAGGAAATCACGAGGTCTGCCCCCAGTTTCTAGATTTCATTCCCAAAGAAAGAGAGTGGCTTGTGAACAGAGATGGGCAAAGGCGGCATGGTCCCTCAGAGGAGAAAGAGTTGGAACTTAGGCTTGGTCCCCCAGGTGATCAGGACTGGTCTATGAGAGATAGCGCAAGGAAAGACCCTGGAGATAAAAGTGAGTCTCTACTCTCTCTTGGGTACTTCTCTTCCATGACCCAAAACATAAGCAATGGAAGCCAAACCCAGATGTTTTCTGCCTCTGAGAACCCAGTAAGGGCTGTTATTTCATCTCCATGGTCTTCTTCGGCTTACGGTTACCGAGGAAAGACCCAGCACAACCAACAGCAGACAAAAGTTCCCTCTTTTCTGCAGTTAACGTCTCCCCTTCAGGTTCTGCCCGTTATGGCTCAGGAAGCATCGCAGCGCTGTTGCACTGAAGCGGTAGACATACAGAGTGCAGAGAAGAGAGCATTTTCGCCATCTTCTGCAACGACAGCTGTGCCAAACAGCTCTCAGAAAAG GACTGCTCCTGGACCGGTGGTGGGCTGGCCTCCAATTCGATCATTCAGGAAGAATCTTGCGAGTAGCAGCTCTTCAAAACCAGCTCCTGTTTCTCAAAATGGGGTCGCAGACAAGGTTGCCAGTCGAACACCGGTTGAAACTTGTCGAAAAGGCCTATTCGTGAAGATCAATATGCATGGACTGCCCATTGGGCGGAAAGTGGATCTTAAAGCCTATGATAGTTATGAGAAACTCTCCTCTGCTGTTGATGAACTCTTTAGAGGTCTAATTGCAG CTCAAAAAGATTCTTGCCCTGCTGGAATCCAGAACAagcaagaggaagagaaagctCTTACCGGTTTATTGGATGCAAGCGGCGAGTATACTCTTGTTTATGAGGATAATGAAGGAGACATGATGCTTGTTGGGGATGTCCCATGGCA CATGTTTATATCTACGGTGAAGAGGCTGCGCGTGTTGAAGAGCTCTGAACTCTCTGCACTTAGCC TTGGGGGCAGCAAGCAAGAAAAAGTACGCAACTAG